The Selenomonadales bacterium region CTTCAGTTATCGCCATGGCCGGCGGCGAGGTATATATGTCCCCCGTCTCCATGCTCATGATCCACAACCCCAGCACCATCGCCATCGGCGACAGCGAGGAGATGCTCCGCGCCAAGGCCTTGCTGGATGAGGTCAAGGAGAGCATCATCAACGCCTATGAGCTGAAATCCGGCCTTTCAAGAGTGAAGCTCTCCCACCTCATGGACGCGGAAACCTGGATGAACGCGAAAAAGGCTGTGGAACTCGGCTTTGCCGACAAAATCCTGTTCACATCCGGCGAGGAACCGCAAGACTCAGGAGAAGGCCTGATCTTCAGCCGCATGGCGGTCGCCAACTCCCTGCTTGGGAAAATCCCTAAAGTAAAACCGAAAACAGGTACCCCCATCGAGTCGCTGGATAAGCGGCTCTCATTAATTTCCCACTAAATTTTAAGGAGGACAAACACAATGAGCAAAATCCTGGAACTGCGCGAAAAGCGCGCCAAGGCCTGGGAAGCGGCTAAGGCCTACCTTGACAGCAAGCGGGGCGGCGACGGGCTTTTGTCCGCAGAAGACACCGCCGCCTACGAGAAGATGGAGGGCGACGTCGTGGCGCTGGGCAGGGAAATCGAGCGGCTGGAGCGCCAGGCCGCCCTTGACGCGGAGCTGTCCCAGCCGACCAATAACCCCATCACCAACAAGCCGTCTGCCCACAGCGAGAGCAAGAGCGGCCGGGCCGCCGCCGAGTACAAGCGGGCCTTCTGGAACGCCATGCGCGGCAAGCGCACCGCCGATATCCAAAACGCGCTGCAGGTAGGCGAGGATACCGAGGGCGGCTACCTGGTGCCTGATGAGTTTGAGCGCACTCTGGTAAAATCCCTTGAGGAAGAAAATATCTTCCGGCAGCTGGCCAATGTCATTACCACCTCCAGCGGCGACCGCAAGATCCCCGTGGTGGCAAGCAAAGGCACCGCCTCCTGGGTGGATGAGGAGGGGCAGATCCCTGAAAGCGACGACAGCTTCGGGCAGGTGTCCATCGGCGCTTTCAAGCTGGCCACCATGATTAAGGTCAGCGAGGAGCTGTTAAACGACAGCGTCTTCAATCTGGAAAGCTACATCGCCAGGGAGTTTGCCCGCCGCATCGGCGCCAAGGAGGAGGAAGCCTTCTTTGTGGGCGACGGCCTAGGGAAACCCACCGGCATCCTCGCCGCCACAGGCGGCGGGCAGGTTGGCGCGACCACAGCCGCCGCGGCAGCCATCACCTTGGACGAAATACTGGACCTGTTCTACAGCCTCAAGTCCCCTTACCGCAAAAAAGCCGTCTTTGTCATGAACGACGCCACGGTCAAGGCCATCCGCAAGCTCAAGGACAGCACCGGCCAGTACCTCTGGCAGCCGTCCATCAAGGAAGCAACACCCGATACCATCCTCAACCGCCCCTTGTACACCTCGGCCTATGTGCCGGTAATCGAGGCGGGGGCCAAAACGGTGGTGTTCGGCGACTTCGGCTACTACTGGGTGGCTGACCGCCAGGGCCGGGTGTTCAAGCGGCTAAGCGAACTGTTCGCGCCCACCGGGCAGGTAGGCTTCATCGCCACCCAGCGTGTGGACGGCAAGCTGGTGCTGCCGGAGGCCATCAAGATATTGCAGCAAAAGGCGTAGTTTTATCTTACGGCAGGCAGTCCTAAACGGCTGCCTGCCCAGTTTTGGAAAGGGGGGCGGGCGCGGTGGCGGTCACACTTCATGATACAAAAGCGTGGCTGAGAGTTGACGGTGAGGCCGAGGACGCGCTCATCGAAAGCCTGATTGAGGCGGCGGCGGAGCTGGTGGAAGGCGTCCTCCGCTTCCCTCTGAGCGAGTTTGCGGGAAGCGTCCCCGAGCCGGTCAAGCACGCTATTTACTACGCCGTGGCCAAG contains the following coding sequences:
- a CDS encoding Clp protease ClpP: MRKFWNWVRNSDEERTLYLNGPIAQETWWGDEVTPTLFKGELLAGAGDITVWINSPGGDIFAAAQIYNMLMDYAGQVTVKIDGLAASAASVIAMAGGEVYMSPVSMLMIHNPSTIAIGDSEEMLRAKALLDEVKESIINAYELKSGLSRVKLSHLMDAETWMNAKKAVELGFADKILFTSGEEPQDSGEGLIFSRMAVANSLLGKIPKVKPKTGTPIESLDKRLSLISH
- a CDS encoding phage major capsid protein, whose amino-acid sequence is MSKILELREKRAKAWEAAKAYLDSKRGGDGLLSAEDTAAYEKMEGDVVALGREIERLERQAALDAELSQPTNNPITNKPSAHSESKSGRAAAEYKRAFWNAMRGKRTADIQNALQVGEDTEGGYLVPDEFERTLVKSLEEENIFRQLANVITTSSGDRKIPVVASKGTASWVDEEGQIPESDDSFGQVSIGAFKLATMIKVSEELLNDSVFNLESYIAREFARRIGAKEEEAFFVGDGLGKPTGILAATGGGQVGATTAAAAAITLDEILDLFYSLKSPYRKKAVFVMNDATVKAIRKLKDSTGQYLWQPSIKEATPDTILNRPLYTSAYVPVIEAGAKTVVFGDFGYYWVADRQGRVFKRLSELFAPTGQVGFIATQRVDGKLVLPEAIKILQQKA
- a CDS encoding head-tail connector protein, which gives rise to MAVTLHDTKAWLRVDGEAEDALIESLIEAAAELVEGVLRFPLSEFAGSVPEPVKHAIYYAVAKLFEERNDLKHDELTQVLKALLFSYRKAEW